AATAATTTGTCAGTTCTAATTGGTGGTGCAATTTTTCAACCTCTAGTAGGCTACATCTTGCAACATTTAGATTCATCTCGTTTAGTTAATGGGGTGCATGTTTATAGCATTTCAAGCTATCAGACTGCGTTATTAGTCATGCCTTTATGTTTTCTGGGAAGCTTACTTATTGCGGCTTTCTTACTTAAAGAATCGCATCCAAGTCGTCAGGTTCATATTATCCAGAGCGCAGCATAATAACGATGGAATGAACAGTTGTACGTTGGGGCATTTTGCTCCAATGTACGTTTTTTAATCAATTATCTATTCCAGTATTAGAGTCAAGCATTTACAGGCTCCGCCAGCCTTAATATACTCACTCATATCACAACAAAAGACCTTAAAACCCATACTTTCTAACTGTTTTTTAACCTCATTGCATCCCGAAGGAATGATAATATTCTTGTTGGAAACTACAGCGTTACAGCAGAATTGCTTTGCCTCATCTTCCGAAACACTAATAACGTCAATAGCATTTCTAATTGCAGTTTGAGTTGACTCAGAAAATGCTTGGGGCCACCATAAAGCTGTATTTTCATCTAATGGGCAAAAACAGGTGTCGAGGTGGTAGAAATAAGGATTAACCAGTTCGCAATAGATAACATCTAGGTTTAAAATCTGTTGTATGTGATGAAAATAAGCTTTTTCTGAACGAAAACCATGACCAACAAATAGCATATGAGATCCTGCAAAAAGCGCATCACCTTCGCCCTCAAAATAATAATTACTGTCTAAAGCACTCTCATCGACAGGGATATTATGTTCTATAAACCATAACTTATTGTAATGGGCTTCTTTTTTTCTTTCATCGTAGCGAAAATTACTTAAATACGCTTTCTTATTAATCATAAGAGCCGCGTTAGCTGTAAAAACTAAGTCAGGTAAGCCTTCAACTGGTTGAATGAGCTGAGTATCAATGTTACAGAAATGAAGAGTGTCTTTAAATTGTACCCATTGGGATAACGCTTTACTCTTATCTACCGGTATTTCTTTATTCATCCAAGGGTTAATTTCGTAGCTGACATTATAATGTTTGGGTTCGCACATAAGAATTTTCATTAATTCTTCCTGATTTAAATGACATTTTAATTAGCATTAATAAGTTTAGAATATTTATTGAGTTTCAGTGGTTTTATTTTACTTACTTCCACAAAGGAAAAGATATCCATACTGCCAAAATCAGGATCAAACCCAATAGCCAGAACTCGAGTACCGTCTTGCTCACAGAAACTCATACTATGTTTAATAGCATTAGGAAGAAGGCATTGGTAAGATTTTAATTCTTCATTAAGTTTTATGAAATCTTCTTGATAGTTAGTACCTTTGATAACAGTTTTTATCTCGGATAACTCTGTGTCTGAAATGATATATTCTTTATTCGGGGTTACATGTTTGAAATCATCCCCCAATATAATACACTTTTTGTTGATATTCTTTGGCCGGATATATGGCCGATTATCCTATTTATGATATTTATTATTAGCTTAAGTATTGTTCTTTTTAGGAAAACATTGGATTAGGAATAAAGTTAGGATGTTTCAATAGTTTTTTTTTGTTCTTTTTTCGATACAAAAGCAAGGCTGATAAATAATAAAAAGAGCGCACCTACTGCCATGCAAAAAATGCCAAGGTATAGATTAATGTGCTCATGATAAAAGGCACTTGCTATTTCTATTCCCGTAGCGCCAATAACCATGACACTTAAACTTATTAATGCAGAAGCTGTGCCTTTACTTACTGGAGTAATAAATAAACAAAATCGGTTTAAAGGTGCATTGATAATACTTAGAGCAAAGAAATAAATAATAATACCTGGAATTAGTAGCAGATAATTATTACCGTAAAAATAGGGTAGGAGAGCAACT
This Legionella fallonii LLAP-10 DNA region includes the following protein-coding sequences:
- a CDS encoding dimethylarginine dimethylaminohydrolase family protein, translated to MKILMCEPKHYNVSYEINPWMNKEIPVDKSKALSQWVQFKDTLHFCNIDTQLIQPVEGLPDLVFTANAALMINKKAYLSNFRYDERKKEAHYNKLWFIEHNIPVDESALDSNYYFEGEGDALFAGSHMLFVGHGFRSEKAYFHHIQQILNLDVIYCELVNPYFYHLDTCFCPLDENTALWWPQAFSESTQTAIRNAIDVISVSEDEAKQFCCNAVVSNKNIIIPSGCNEVKKQLESMGFKVFCCDMSEYIKAGGACKCLTLILE